A single genomic interval of Spinacia oleracea cultivar Varoflay chromosome 6, BTI_SOV_V1, whole genome shotgun sequence harbors:
- the LOC110802776 gene encoding protein FAR1-RELATED SEQUENCE 4 isoform X3, whose protein sequence is MESNFTMASSDLEPREDMEFESHEAAYEFYKEYAKSVGFGTAKLSSRRSRASKEFIDAKFSCIRYGNKQQSDDAINPRPSPKIGCKASLHVKRKQDGKWYMYNFVKEHNHELLPAQAHFFRSHRDLDPLKSDVRMRKRKLLASVSKQFSAYQNVGCLDILKRSQHAKGRSLSLEAGDAQMLLDLFMQMQEEDPKFFYAVDMNEEHRLRNVFWVDTKGLTDYSYFSDVVSFDTTYVRNNYKIPLVLFVGSNHHIQPLLLGCALIADESVHTFLWLIQTWLMAMGGQSPQVVLTDENDALKTAITELLPDARHYFCLWHMFEKIPKQLEHINIWLDDFVEKFTKCIYRSWTEEQFDKRWSKLLEKFELRDDEWLRSIYENRIHWVPLFMRGISFAGLSTRSRSECLNSFFDKYVNAESSLREFLEQYKLLLCDRYEEEAKAEFDAWHEAPELKSPSPFEKQMSCVYTHEIFKKFQVEVLGAAACHLKKEKEDETGITYTVKDFENNQDFTVEWNESRSEICCLCRLFEQHGYLCRHAIVVLQMSGVFSIPSKYILQRWTSAALSRHSISGKLDEVQAKVRRYNDLCQRALILAEEGSLSIESYNVAVSAIRDAFQQCDDTRGTHSRLCDGESDTRMNEASSAPEFGSGDINVNSRGRVPLDRGIPAVGSEQGFTQMETPNTRPAHLHNMFPLPFNNGMPSMYRGIAPGQFHHATWQEKHL, encoded by the exons ATGGAATCTAACTTCACCATGGCTAGCTCAGACTTAGAGCCTCGTGAGGACATGGAGTTTGAGTCACATGAGGCAGCATATGAATTTTATAAAGAATATGCCAAGTCTGTGGGATTTGGAACTGCTAAGTTGAGCAGTCGCCGCTCTAGAGCTTCAAAGGAATTTATCGATGCAAAATTTTCATGCATAAGGTATGGGAATAAGCAGCAATCTGATGATGCTATAAATCCACGTCCTTCCCCCAAGATAGGTTGCAAGGCTAGCTTGCATGTGAAAAGAAAACAAGATGGAAAGTGGTATATGTATAATTTTGTCAAGGAGCATAACCATGAACTTTTACCTGCACAAGCCCATTTCTTCCGGAGTCATAGGGATCTGGATCCACTCAAGAGTGATGTCCGAATGCGCAAACGCAAACTTTTGGCTTCTGTATCCAAACAATTCAGCGCATATCAGAATGTTGGGTGTTTGGACATTCTAAAAAGAAGCCAGCATGCCAAAGGACGGAGTTTGTCCTTAGAAGCAGGAGATGCACAGATGCTGCTTGATCTTTTCATGCAAATGCAGGAAGAGGATCCAAAATTCTTCTATGCTGTAGATATGAATGAAGAGCATCGATTGAGAAATGTGTTTTGGGTTGATACAAAAGGCTTAACTGATTATAGTTACTTTAGTGATGTAGTATCTTTTGACACCACATATGTTAGGAACAATTATAAGATTCCATTGGTTTTGTTTGTTGGATCTAACCATCATATTCAACCATTATTACTGGGTTGTGCACTGATTGCAGATGAATCAGTCCATACGTTTCTTTGGTTGATACAGACATGGCTCATGGCAATGGGTGGACAATCCCCTCAAGTTGTACTTACTGATGAGAATGATGCACTGAAAACAGCTATCACTGAACTTCTCCCTGATGCTCGCCATTATTTTTGCCTGTGGCATATGTTTGAAAAAATCCCTAAGCAGTTGGAACATATAAATATTTGGCTTGATGATTTTGTGGAGAAGTTTACTAAATGTATCTATAGATCGTGGACAGAAGAGCAATTTGATAAGAGATGGTCGAAGTTGCTTGAGAAGTTTGAACTTCGAGATGATGAGTGGTTAAGATCAATTTATGAAAATCGTATCCATTGGGTGCCACTGTTTATGAGAGGCATATCATTTGCTGGGTTGTCCACGAGATCACGATCTGAATGTTTAAACTCTTTCTTTGATAAGTATGTCAATGCAGAATCTTCTTTGAGAGAATTTTTAGAACAATATAAACTTTTATTATGTGATAGGTATGAAGAGGAGGCCAAGGCAGAGTTTGATGCGTGGCATGAGGCTCCTGAGTTGAAGTCTCCATCTCCTTTTGAGAAGCAGATGTCCTGCGTTTACACGCATGAAATATTTAAGAAGTTTCAAGTAGAGGTCTTGGGAGCTGCTGCATGCCATCTAAAGAAGGAAAAGGAAGATGAAACTGGCATAACTTATACTGTTAAAGATTTTGAGAATAATCAAGATTTTACTGTAGAATGGAATGAATCAAGGTCTGAGATCTGTTGTTTGTGCCGTTTGTTTGAACAGCATGGTTACCTTTGCCGACATGCTATTGTTGTTCTTCAGATGTCTGGTGTGTTTAGCATACCTTCAAAATACATATTGCAACGTTGGACAAGTGCTGCATTAAGTAGGCATTCCATCAGTGGAAAGCTGGATGAGGTGCAAGCTAAAGTTCGTAGATACAATGATCTTTGTCAGCGAGCCTTAATCTTGGCTGAAGAAGGCTCTCTGTCCATTGAGAGTTATAATGTTGCAGTATCTGCAATAAGAGATGCTTTTCAGCAGTGTG ATGATACTCGAGGTACCCATTCAAGATTATGTGACGGTGAGTCAGATACAAGAATGAATGAGGCAAGTAGTGCTCCCGAGTTTGGAAGTGGCGACATCAATGTGAACTCCAGAGGAAGG GTTCCACTGGACCGAGGTATCCCAGCAGTTGGTTCTGAACAAGGTTTTACCCAAATG GAAACTCCAAATACAAGGCCTGCACATTTACATAATATGTTTCCGTTACCCTTCAATAATGGAATGCCGAGTATGTATCGAGGGATAGCACCAGGGCAGTTTCATCAtgcaacatggcaagaaaaacaCCTCTAA
- the LOC110802776 gene encoding protein FAR1-RELATED SEQUENCE 4 isoform X2: MESNFTMASSDLEPREDMEFESHEAAYEFYKEYAKSVGFGTAKLSSRRSRASKEFIDAKFSCIRYGNKQQSDDAINPRPSPKIGCKASLHVKRKQDGKWYMYNFVKEHNHELLPAQAHFFRSHRDLDPLKSDVRMRKRKLLASVSKQFSAYQNVGCLDILKRSQHAKGRSLSLEAGDAQMLLDLFMQMQEEDPKFFYAVDMNEEHRLRNVFWVDTKGLTDYSYFSDVVSFDTTYVRNNYKIPLVLFVGSNHHIQPLLLGCALIADESVHTFLWLIQTWLMAMGGQSPQVVLTDENDALKTAITELLPDARHYFCLWHMFEKIPKQLEHINIWLDDFVEKFTKCIYRSWTEEQFDKRWSKLLEKFELRDDEWLRSIYENRIHWVPLFMRGISFAGLSTRSRSECLNSFFDKYEEEAKAEFDAWHEAPELKSPSPFEKQMSCVYTHEIFKKFQVEVLGAAACHLKKEKEDETGITYTVKDFENNQDFTVEWNESRSEICCLCRLFEQHGYLCRHAIVVLQMSGVFSIPSKYILQRWTSAALSRHSISGKLDEVQAKVRRYNDLCQRALILAEEGSLSIESYNVAVSAIRDAFQQCGNANSSFEKDLRHNSCLVYSTNFHEDDTRGTHSRLCDGESDTRMNEASSAPEFGSGDINVNSRGRVPLDRGIPAVGSEQGFTQMETPNTRPAHLHNMFPLPFNNGMPSMYRGIAPGQFHHATWQEKHL, translated from the exons ATGGAATCTAACTTCACCATGGCTAGCTCAGACTTAGAGCCTCGTGAGGACATGGAGTTTGAGTCACATGAGGCAGCATATGAATTTTATAAAGAATATGCCAAGTCTGTGGGATTTGGAACTGCTAAGTTGAGCAGTCGCCGCTCTAGAGCTTCAAAGGAATTTATCGATGCAAAATTTTCATGCATAAGGTATGGGAATAAGCAGCAATCTGATGATGCTATAAATCCACGTCCTTCCCCCAAGATAGGTTGCAAGGCTAGCTTGCATGTGAAAAGAAAACAAGATGGAAAGTGGTATATGTATAATTTTGTCAAGGAGCATAACCATGAACTTTTACCTGCACAAGCCCATTTCTTCCGGAGTCATAGGGATCTGGATCCACTCAAGAGTGATGTCCGAATGCGCAAACGCAAACTTTTGGCTTCTGTATCCAAACAATTCAGCGCATATCAGAATGTTGGGTGTTTGGACATTCTAAAAAGAAGCCAGCATGCCAAAGGACGGAGTTTGTCCTTAGAAGCAGGAGATGCACAGATGCTGCTTGATCTTTTCATGCAAATGCAGGAAGAGGATCCAAAATTCTTCTATGCTGTAGATATGAATGAAGAGCATCGATTGAGAAATGTGTTTTGGGTTGATACAAAAGGCTTAACTGATTATAGTTACTTTAGTGATGTAGTATCTTTTGACACCACATATGTTAGGAACAATTATAAGATTCCATTGGTTTTGTTTGTTGGATCTAACCATCATATTCAACCATTATTACTGGGTTGTGCACTGATTGCAGATGAATCAGTCCATACGTTTCTTTGGTTGATACAGACATGGCTCATGGCAATGGGTGGACAATCCCCTCAAGTTGTACTTACTGATGAGAATGATGCACTGAAAACAGCTATCACTGAACTTCTCCCTGATGCTCGCCATTATTTTTGCCTGTGGCATATGTTTGAAAAAATCCCTAAGCAGTTGGAACATATAAATATTTGGCTTGATGATTTTGTGGAGAAGTTTACTAAATGTATCTATAGATCGTGGACAGAAGAGCAATTTGATAAGAGATGGTCGAAGTTGCTTGAGAAGTTTGAACTTCGAGATGATGAGTGGTTAAGATCAATTTATGAAAATCGTATCCATTGGGTGCCACTGTTTATGAGAGGCATATCATTTGCTGGGTTGTCCACGAGATCACGATCTGAATGTTTAAACTCTTTCTTTGATAA GTATGAAGAGGAGGCCAAGGCAGAGTTTGATGCGTGGCATGAGGCTCCTGAGTTGAAGTCTCCATCTCCTTTTGAGAAGCAGATGTCCTGCGTTTACACGCATGAAATATTTAAGAAGTTTCAAGTAGAGGTCTTGGGAGCTGCTGCATGCCATCTAAAGAAGGAAAAGGAAGATGAAACTGGCATAACTTATACTGTTAAAGATTTTGAGAATAATCAAGATTTTACTGTAGAATGGAATGAATCAAGGTCTGAGATCTGTTGTTTGTGCCGTTTGTTTGAACAGCATGGTTACCTTTGCCGACATGCTATTGTTGTTCTTCAGATGTCTGGTGTGTTTAGCATACCTTCAAAATACATATTGCAACGTTGGACAAGTGCTGCATTAAGTAGGCATTCCATCAGTGGAAAGCTGGATGAGGTGCAAGCTAAAGTTCGTAGATACAATGATCTTTGTCAGCGAGCCTTAATCTTGGCTGAAGAAGGCTCTCTGTCCATTGAGAGTTATAATGTTGCAGTATCTGCAATAAGAGATGCTTTTCAGCAGTGTGGTAATGCAAATAGCTCTTTTGAAAAAGATTTGAGACACAATTCTTGTTTAGTTTATTCAACTAATTTCCATGAAGATGATACTCGAGGTACCCATTCAAGATTATGTGACGGTGAGTCAGATACAAGAATGAATGAGGCAAGTAGTGCTCCCGAGTTTGGAAGTGGCGACATCAATGTGAACTCCAGAGGAAGG GTTCCACTGGACCGAGGTATCCCAGCAGTTGGTTCTGAACAAGGTTTTACCCAAATG GAAACTCCAAATACAAGGCCTGCACATTTACATAATATGTTTCCGTTACCCTTCAATAATGGAATGCCGAGTATGTATCGAGGGATAGCACCAGGGCAGTTTCATCAtgcaacatggcaagaaaaacaCCTCTAA
- the LOC110802776 gene encoding protein FAR1-RELATED SEQUENCE 4 isoform X1 codes for MESNFTMASSDLEPREDMEFESHEAAYEFYKEYAKSVGFGTAKLSSRRSRASKEFIDAKFSCIRYGNKQQSDDAINPRPSPKIGCKASLHVKRKQDGKWYMYNFVKEHNHELLPAQAHFFRSHRDLDPLKSDVRMRKRKLLASVSKQFSAYQNVGCLDILKRSQHAKGRSLSLEAGDAQMLLDLFMQMQEEDPKFFYAVDMNEEHRLRNVFWVDTKGLTDYSYFSDVVSFDTTYVRNNYKIPLVLFVGSNHHIQPLLLGCALIADESVHTFLWLIQTWLMAMGGQSPQVVLTDENDALKTAITELLPDARHYFCLWHMFEKIPKQLEHINIWLDDFVEKFTKCIYRSWTEEQFDKRWSKLLEKFELRDDEWLRSIYENRIHWVPLFMRGISFAGLSTRSRSECLNSFFDKYVNAESSLREFLEQYKLLLCDRYEEEAKAEFDAWHEAPELKSPSPFEKQMSCVYTHEIFKKFQVEVLGAAACHLKKEKEDETGITYTVKDFENNQDFTVEWNESRSEICCLCRLFEQHGYLCRHAIVVLQMSGVFSIPSKYILQRWTSAALSRHSISGKLDEVQAKVRRYNDLCQRALILAEEGSLSIESYNVAVSAIRDAFQQCGNANSSFEKDLRHNSCLVYSTNFHEDDTRGTHSRLCDGESDTRMNEASSAPEFGSGDINVNSRGRVPLDRGIPAVGSEQGFTQMETPNTRPAHLHNMFPLPFNNGMPSMYRGIAPGQFHHATWQEKHL; via the exons ATGGAATCTAACTTCACCATGGCTAGCTCAGACTTAGAGCCTCGTGAGGACATGGAGTTTGAGTCACATGAGGCAGCATATGAATTTTATAAAGAATATGCCAAGTCTGTGGGATTTGGAACTGCTAAGTTGAGCAGTCGCCGCTCTAGAGCTTCAAAGGAATTTATCGATGCAAAATTTTCATGCATAAGGTATGGGAATAAGCAGCAATCTGATGATGCTATAAATCCACGTCCTTCCCCCAAGATAGGTTGCAAGGCTAGCTTGCATGTGAAAAGAAAACAAGATGGAAAGTGGTATATGTATAATTTTGTCAAGGAGCATAACCATGAACTTTTACCTGCACAAGCCCATTTCTTCCGGAGTCATAGGGATCTGGATCCACTCAAGAGTGATGTCCGAATGCGCAAACGCAAACTTTTGGCTTCTGTATCCAAACAATTCAGCGCATATCAGAATGTTGGGTGTTTGGACATTCTAAAAAGAAGCCAGCATGCCAAAGGACGGAGTTTGTCCTTAGAAGCAGGAGATGCACAGATGCTGCTTGATCTTTTCATGCAAATGCAGGAAGAGGATCCAAAATTCTTCTATGCTGTAGATATGAATGAAGAGCATCGATTGAGAAATGTGTTTTGGGTTGATACAAAAGGCTTAACTGATTATAGTTACTTTAGTGATGTAGTATCTTTTGACACCACATATGTTAGGAACAATTATAAGATTCCATTGGTTTTGTTTGTTGGATCTAACCATCATATTCAACCATTATTACTGGGTTGTGCACTGATTGCAGATGAATCAGTCCATACGTTTCTTTGGTTGATACAGACATGGCTCATGGCAATGGGTGGACAATCCCCTCAAGTTGTACTTACTGATGAGAATGATGCACTGAAAACAGCTATCACTGAACTTCTCCCTGATGCTCGCCATTATTTTTGCCTGTGGCATATGTTTGAAAAAATCCCTAAGCAGTTGGAACATATAAATATTTGGCTTGATGATTTTGTGGAGAAGTTTACTAAATGTATCTATAGATCGTGGACAGAAGAGCAATTTGATAAGAGATGGTCGAAGTTGCTTGAGAAGTTTGAACTTCGAGATGATGAGTGGTTAAGATCAATTTATGAAAATCGTATCCATTGGGTGCCACTGTTTATGAGAGGCATATCATTTGCTGGGTTGTCCACGAGATCACGATCTGAATGTTTAAACTCTTTCTTTGATAAGTATGTCAATGCAGAATCTTCTTTGAGAGAATTTTTAGAACAATATAAACTTTTATTATGTGATAGGTATGAAGAGGAGGCCAAGGCAGAGTTTGATGCGTGGCATGAGGCTCCTGAGTTGAAGTCTCCATCTCCTTTTGAGAAGCAGATGTCCTGCGTTTACACGCATGAAATATTTAAGAAGTTTCAAGTAGAGGTCTTGGGAGCTGCTGCATGCCATCTAAAGAAGGAAAAGGAAGATGAAACTGGCATAACTTATACTGTTAAAGATTTTGAGAATAATCAAGATTTTACTGTAGAATGGAATGAATCAAGGTCTGAGATCTGTTGTTTGTGCCGTTTGTTTGAACAGCATGGTTACCTTTGCCGACATGCTATTGTTGTTCTTCAGATGTCTGGTGTGTTTAGCATACCTTCAAAATACATATTGCAACGTTGGACAAGTGCTGCATTAAGTAGGCATTCCATCAGTGGAAAGCTGGATGAGGTGCAAGCTAAAGTTCGTAGATACAATGATCTTTGTCAGCGAGCCTTAATCTTGGCTGAAGAAGGCTCTCTGTCCATTGAGAGTTATAATGTTGCAGTATCTGCAATAAGAGATGCTTTTCAGCAGTGTGGTAATGCAAATAGCTCTTTTGAAAAAGATTTGAGACACAATTCTTGTTTAGTTTATTCAACTAATTTCCATGAAGATGATACTCGAGGTACCCATTCAAGATTATGTGACGGTGAGTCAGATACAAGAATGAATGAGGCAAGTAGTGCTCCCGAGTTTGGAAGTGGCGACATCAATGTGAACTCCAGAGGAAGG GTTCCACTGGACCGAGGTATCCCAGCAGTTGGTTCTGAACAAGGTTTTACCCAAATG GAAACTCCAAATACAAGGCCTGCACATTTACATAATATGTTTCCGTTACCCTTCAATAATGGAATGCCGAGTATGTATCGAGGGATAGCACCAGGGCAGTTTCATCAtgcaacatggcaagaaaaacaCCTCTAA